GGTAAACTTTCATATTCACATTTACATTATTTACTAATTAACATAAATTATTATCATATCCCAGCCCTTAATATTTGCAACTTAATTATACCATGTATTATACATTTATTCACAAAATTTCACTCCTTTTCAATTTCTTCTCTTTTAGTTTTTATTAACTATAACTATTTTTTGGGGGTGTGAAATAGGTGATTAACCGCATACCTCATCATCTATTTCCTGTGAGCCACGTGCCTGGACATAGAAAAACAAAATTTTACATGAATAATCATAATCCATTGTGAAGAATAATAAATGTACTCTATAAGAACCATATAAGCATATATAAAGATCAACAACAAATAACAGTGTAACAGTTTAAGTATAACTAAATAATAATCAACAAATGCCTTAAAGAGATCCTTCTTCAAAGATAACAATCAACATATAAGCTAACAAACTTATTATAATggttcaaaaaacttattttgttattatcattactgaaatactgattattatgattattgatattgatattacctGCAACAAAGTTCCACTAACAAATAACATCATATAAAACATGTAGTGAACAATTGAGCAAGCATGATAAACATAAAAGTATTTGGATACCTCATTGTTATCATCATTTTCAAAGATGCCATATCTAAATGTCTGGCTCAGATTATTAGCTAAAGCTGCCACATCATAGTCTCTgtctacataatcatcatcatcatcatcactatacATAGCCCGATCATTGAGTACAGCAGGTCTCCTGTAAATTTGAAGAAATACTGAAATTACAGCAACTTACAACAAtgattatttaaattaatattttatggTAACAAATTTTAAAAGTATATGACGAGAAGTCAATATAATGATATTGAACAGCATAATCCACAGGTATAGTTTAACATGATGAGAATTCAACAGTATCTACAAGTATAGTTTGACATTGTTGACCCGAAAATTAAATACTACGGAGTAGTAAGTAGTCAACTGCATTTAAATTAaagtatattttaattttaattttaatatgaatgTTGGCCTGATATTAATGTCATTGTGATGCAACAATAATGAAAGTTATCCTTTTGTTTAGTTATTTCACCAaaaaagtaaataaatagataaataatacATACCCGCATACCCAGTCAGAAACATTTTCAACTGCATTGCGTTCCTGAAGTACATTTGCATGCCACTCGACCCATTCGCTATTACCCTATCAAAAAAGTAACAACTTCACAGATTAGCGATTAAAAAGACTGCTAAGATGGTAGAAAATACTCAATTTCTAAACGATGAGACCTTCAAATGTGCATTTATATAGCTGTTATGATCCATCAGTTTAACGAGTTTGTTGGCTATACGTGTCATGTGTCCAACATTTCCAATCCTAGGTGGCATTCTTCCTTCAGCAGACACAGTTGGCTACAACATGCATACACCAAAATTCAACTATACAGTAAATACTTACATGTATATCTATACATACATTActgaaacatatatatacatatacatatacataccatATTACTGTTGTTGTCAGTGTTTATTGTGTTGTTCCTTTCAGCATGAATTATACTCTTGACAAGATTACAATCTTCAAGTATATGCTCAACTAGTGAAGCATTCTCACTCTCAAGGGAAGAAACTACTATTTGTTCTACGTAGTGATGAAGGAAGTTATTGAACGGATACCTGAATTTATCAAAATAAATaatcattatatattatatatacatataataaatatcattatatataaataaatattatacagtaataaataaaaaatgaaCTTACTCAAAGAATAATTCCAGTATACGTCTTAAAACACCGAGTCGTATCAACTCCTTTTCAGCAGCTCCACTTCTAACATTCATTAGCACCGAGATGAATTCAACAATCTGAAATTCCAAGTCTCAAAGCAATAAGATTTAAAGAACAAAGTGCCATGAAGTTATATTTACCAAATGTTTtctaatttaaagatattactttggAATAAATATTTATCTAAACTAATATagtaaagaaaagaacatcaaatcTTATATAAAATGAAAAGAGACGAAAGATACCATTAGACGATGTTTCCCAAGAGGCGGATGCACCTTGCCATATGGTGTTGGTAATACATTTTTATCTGCCGCAACATCCAACACCTTTAACAAGTTACCTGAATACAACGAAGTTAAAAGATGGTTCTAATTTGTTAACTTGAATGTGCTATTGAGttgtatgatttttattttttctaAAAAAGGAAATAAGTGGATTAGGATGATAATATTCCTAAGGACATCACACATGTCATACAGGTGATGTGCAGTTAACACAAAATATCCCCGGTTCAACTTTCGGACCAAAGCTCTAGTTTAACAAGTTTCTAAACTTTTAGATTTTTCTTGTAACTTTCATATAATCACGGGATGATAAAagtatttaaaattttttttttttgcaaatgaggATATAACCGTAAACTTATTCATAACATAAATACCTAGGCTCTCCAACATGATTTCCACTATCTCAGGATTTGCTTTTACTGATGACTCATGAGTCATTTGCTGATTATACATGTAATATGACCCAGAAGTTTGCCTCTTTGGGTCTAGCAAAGATATACACACAGTCAACGAGTTAACTAAAACCGATCGAGGCCGTGAATCCTCCAACGCATGATGAAATAACCTTGCaataaaactgcaaaaaaaaaaaaaaaaaaatgtgacaAGTGGACGATGAACTGTAAATGGTCAATAGAAAATAGTGTATAATTGATACTAACCTTTGGCTAGATATTTTAGCAGATAGTACTGGGGGAGCATATCTAACTATAGCACAAAGTGTTTCAGCTGCATTAGCATGCACTTCAGGTGAATCCTATAAAAAGTTGAATACAATTTTAATTTTAGGCAATATTTTTGTTCCATTTATACAGTCAAAGTTGCAAAAAACGCTACtcgggactttttagggagtactcagatgttgaccaagtttgactttgaccgattttggcCTAGTTTCTAACCAATTTTGActgattttccgagtaatcccTAGTTTTGGCTGAGTTTTGACTGAGTTTGACCGAGTTCCTAAAACCGAGTACCAgccgagtaattccgagttctgcaacaCTAGATAAAGTATGATCTGTAATAGATAGTGCAACATACCGATGAGCTGAATTTATTAACGATCATCTCTAACACATCGATATCTTCTAACCACTGCATTGAGTCTTCATAACTCGCATGAAGATATTCATCAGCACCAATTAGACGAATCAGCACCTGTTCAGGAAAGATATAATTAACAATGGATACaattaaataaagaaataaatacaCGTACAGGGAATTTAAAAAAATATACCTCCATGATAGATGTAACTCCTATTAGGTCAACCAGCTTTTGGATTATGTCTGGATGTGCCTGATTATCAAACCATTAACAACTCAGTTATGTAATTATGTAGAAATAAATATTCATTAAACATGCATGCACGCAAAAGGATAAAATTATAAATACCAATTACTATAAATACCAAAAAATCCAACTTATATAGAAACTTACTTGAATATAGCTCATTAAAGAAGCCGACTGTCGCAACAACAAGGACACAACAACCTATATATGAAAACAAACCTTCATCAAGTATCTAAACAAGCAAAATCAATATCAATATGAACCCTAAAGAAACATTATATTGGAACCATACAAGTACAATTATGTACCCATATACAAAACGCGTATAAAGATCAAAAACTAAAACTACATAAATTTTACCTTACTGAAGTAACCAGCCAGTAGAGCATTGTGAGGGTGTTCGGGTTCCAAGAAGGAAAACAGCAAGTTCATCATCTGCAACCAGTAATAAATTTAAACTCCAAATAATTCAGATAACCAaattaatacacacacacacaaaaatctgATTTCTCACCTCCTCATCCTCTACCAAGGCTATAAGTATGGTATCAACTTCACAGGTGAATAGCTCACACGCAATAAAAGGGAACCTGGTACAGAAATACATAAGAATTACATTTTACATTAAGGTAAGATATGAAGGAAATTGAAGATTAAAGCATAGGAAAAAAAACCATATGAAAATATAGAATAATATCATAAACGCACGTACTTAATCCTTCGTCCTTCTACAGCATCTTCAGGAGGTTCTTCTACTATGTACCGCACAAGCTGTTCAACTTGAGCCCTTTCCTTCAAACTACCATTAAGTGCAGAGGATTAAAGCTTAACAAATTCACCATTGAAGTTTAATGCCATATGAACAACTATCTATAAACATAAGAAACAAATTTAACTATAGTCACGGGGCTTACAAATTAATAAGCCGGCTATTAGCAGCTTTACATTCCTGGATTATTTCATCATCAACAAGAAGCTCCTCTAATGTGAAGTTTTCCTTGTCCAAGATCGTATCCACCTGGATTGATTAAAAGTTAGTTACATTTTACCATTTAAAGATGAAGTGATAGTCAAATTTAATCTTCTGATATGATAACCTGGAACATAAATAAGGAACAAAAGATAACAGGATTTCTTCTTTTTTCAGTTCAATCCAAATTTCATTTGTTCCTATTCTAACTCAGTTCAATCCAATTAAATCTTCTGATTTGAACAAAATTCAGGCGTTATTATTTGTTCCTACTTGCACTATTACATCAGCCTCTTACCAAAAGGACACAATAAAGACGCAAGCGTTCACATAAACAACTGCACGAACAACTATATGGACATAATTTCAAGTACATTAAGCAGATAAGAGCAGCATCTTATATAATTTGTTTTCATTCAATGAACTATATGATACACGTTAAACAATTGATGTAAAAGCGGCTCGAATTTTATTGATGTTAAACATGTGGATTCACACTTATTGATACTTAAGAAACCAGTAACAGATCACAAATCGTTAAATTTCTTCAGTTCTCTCAAAACGactaaaacaatgataaacttaatTTTATACTATTTCATTCATTGTCATTAACTACAAGAAAAGAAGTATACTCACATAACGAGTGGTGAACTAAATTCGACACATACTGATCATTCTAGGCATCACTCAACAATATTGTAAACTAATAACCCTAGATATTTTAAACTGCTCATGAACAGATATTGCATTTGTGAATCAACAGTTAACAGatagaataaataataataataataataataataataataataataataataataataaataataaaaataataatgactgAAATCTTTTATATCAATCAAACATTCATCATAAGTACCTGAAAACATAATAAAAGTTTAATATTCAATCTACATGTATACATTGAATACGAATACAAGATTCGGTAGTTGAATATGAGCATTTGTGAATTAACAGTTAACGGataaaatacataataaataataaataataataaaaataataatgactgAAATCTTTTATATCAATCAAACATTCATCATAAGTACCTGAAAACATAAAAATAGTTTAATATTCAACACATTTAATACGAGAACAAGATTCGGTAGTTGAATATGAGCATTTGCAGAAACTTACTACTCCGATAGTTACAAATGCTGATAAATCTAAAACTACTTGTCATTAATtaagatgattatgattattaaaatttaaaatcaacttaatattaattaattaaaagaaaagataaatCATGAACTTACAGGAGATTCGGTGGATAAACCGGTCATACGCCAAAACATATTTGAAAAAATTGATGCGAGACGAAGAAAATGCCTAAAAACGGTGCAAGAAGCAGTAGAGATctgtatgtatgtatctatatctatattctgtAGGAAACTAAAACCCTAGAGAGATTTCGGAATGCAATTTTAAAGAGAAGAAGAAAGAAGATTATAACAATGGaaattctttttttctttttttttggggGTTCAAATCTGCGGTAATTTTGGACTTTAGTTCGTTTATTAAAGAGGagtgaaaaattaaaattaaaggAAGATATTCATTAACAAGGTGGTATTTCATCAAAACGATGAATAAACCACAACAATTACAAAAGAAGAATCGTTCGATAAACTAACAGAACCCTATTACAAATGAATTTAAATCGAACGACACAAAAGTCCGGGATTTGAATCCCATACATAAGATTGATGACTATAACAAAGTTTGAAAGTGGTCGCCCAATTGAAGACTTTGATTTTAATTTGACGAACAATAGAAGACCAACAAGTGTAATTGCCATTAAAGATGAAATCATTTCTTGCAAACCAAATTGCCCAAATAGTAGCCGGCCCGATGAGCCTCCAAAACTTTCTATCACCAATGCCCATCCCGTAGTACCAATCGGCCGAGAACTGCAAGATCGAACCCGGAATAACCCACCTAATACTCCACCATTTAAAAAGGGCGGTCCAAATTTTAAAAGACCACGGACAATGAATTAAAAGATGTTCAATTGATTCGGTAGCCTCTTCACACCAAACACAAAGTGCCGACTGATTAGAAGGAAGAATGTGTCTTCGAATAAGAACATCTCTTACCGGAATGCTTCGTTTACAAGCAAGCCAATGGAAAATTGCAATTTTTGAAGGGCCCCTATTATTCCATATTAACTGTCTCCATTTTGTAACATGAGAATTAGAAGAAACCGCTAACAATCTCATTGCTTCGGATACAGAGTATTGACCATTAACATCAGGGGACCAAACAACAAGGTCCTCACCATTGATAAGATTGAAATTGCACAAAACAGACTGCAGGTCAACCGTGGTCAACCAGTCAAACTCGGTCAACGGGCCATAAAGCTGTAAATTCCAGCAGTTTTGGGCTGAACTGCTGTTACCAGGCCCACCAGGCCCACGAAAAGCAGCAACAGAACCTGACTGGCATGAACAAATTCTGAAAAGATTGGGAAATTGAACCCGAAGCGAATAATTACCGACCCAATGATCATGCCAAAAGGATATTAAAGAGCCATCCCTTAATTTCCAAGTCCAAGAATTTTTTTCCCACAACATTAATATATGCCTCATCATTGTAAATTTTTAACAATTCTTTCCAAATAGGAGATAATTTAGAACTTGAGATTGAGGAAGAATTGTAAATTAATTTACCAGAGAACGATTTGCCAAAAGAAGTATGAACcaaatgtgatgacccgagaattttcgatcaaatttaaacttgaatcttatatggtttcgacacgataagcaaagtctatttaattgaatctcaatagTTGAGAATTATATTCATGAAGTCATTTGACCTTtgtctatttccgacgattcacgaacaattaattgttaatagatatgtgttatatattaatttgttgtattattattattaatatatctatatctatatttactgattattaaaaaaaaataaaaaaataaaaaaaaataaaataaataatgagTTGTAGGTTGTTACATATCTTTATCTGATTACGTTTCCTGTCTATTCGTGATATTGAGACAACAATGTTGAATGTGAGTTGTAAAGGTAAGCTCCACTACTTCGAATACTGTTTCTTCACATTCCATTTCTTTCAG
This genomic stretch from Rutidosis leptorrhynchoides isolate AG116_Rl617_1_P2 chromosome 11, CSIRO_AGI_Rlap_v1, whole genome shotgun sequence harbors:
- the LOC139876350 gene encoding uncharacterized protein, translated to MFWRMTGLSTESPVDTILDKENFTLEELLVDDEIIQECKAANSRLINFLKERAQVEQLVRYIVEEPPEDAVEGRRIKFPFIACELFTCEVDTILIALVEDEEMMNLLFSFLEPEHPHNALLAGYFSKVVVSLLLRQSASLMSYIQAHPDIIQKLVDLIGVTSIMEVLIRLIGADEYLHASYEDSMQWLEDIDVLEMIVNKFSSSDSPEVHANAAETLCAIVRYAPPVLSAKISSQSFIARLFHHALEDSRPRSVLVNSLTVCISLLDPKRQTSGSYYMYNQQMTHESSVKANPEIVEIMLESLGNLLKVLDVAADKNVLPTPYGKVHPPLGKHRLMIVEFISVLMNVRSGAAEKELIRLGVLRRILELFFEYPFNNFLHHYVEQIVVSSLESENASLVEHILEDCNLVKSIIHAERNNTINTDNNSNMPTVSAEGRMPPRIGNVGHMTRIANKLVKLMDHNSYINAHLKGNSEWVEWHANVLQERNAVENVSDWVCGRPAVLNDRAMYSDDDDDDYVDRDYDVAALANNLSQTFRYGIFENDDNNEARGSQEIDDEDMYFDDASAEAVVSSLQLGEDDEQPSTSFFVNPSWSRYELEKSVDELLSDQAPNTDITSEDGDNEFSDAATFQVPDPQTSSTNTTSVVNSADNNSKRVTDKPLEAPYSTEPFDDTVTEAAGPSKPSSDDLPTFESELEPKPEQEDDTVGKHDATSDVKDALSDGTEKDSVGSVDHEGEK